The following proteins come from a genomic window of Methanocella conradii HZ254:
- a CDS encoding methanogenesis marker 7 protein yields MEPFIFQGGLYKHEEFEELVEDLGGYILQKNVLQLDVIMVVLVPNADIPVVEAKARELLAKLTKAPLAGAEVAVVTPTLAYQHLPHLACDIAEYLRRSGSKTNMIGLARGVGKRLAQLTAKEVDLINEHDAALFLYGNFRECIREKTKLFQDIEVPIVVAGGPMMEASEVPGCEAYVGGLGRMMHRLRQKDETARMDAIVAAIGKVLDERRAEFDKDPLSVSPPRVKAEIEKQVPDIQDSISPTPVTLNLNGARIKLPYDEYKDTILNVRFDEGVYMREVVSLSKSRMKGYIVLRIKPKSETGFVI; encoded by the coding sequence ATGGAGCCATTCATATTTCAGGGCGGCCTTTACAAGCACGAGGAGTTCGAAGAATTAGTGGAGGACCTGGGCGGCTATATACTTCAGAAGAACGTTTTGCAGCTTGACGTTATAATGGTCGTGCTGGTCCCGAATGCCGATATCCCCGTTGTAGAGGCTAAGGCCAGGGAACTGCTGGCTAAGCTGACAAAGGCACCCCTCGCGGGCGCAGAGGTCGCGGTGGTCACTCCCACACTTGCATATCAGCATCTGCCTCACCTGGCATGCGACATAGCAGAGTACTTGAGGCGTTCCGGCTCTAAGACTAACATGATTGGCCTTGCAAGGGGCGTTGGCAAGAGGCTGGCTCAGCTTACCGCTAAGGAGGTTGACCTCATCAACGAGCACGATGCCGCCTTGTTCTTATATGGTAACTTTAGGGAGTGTATCAGGGAGAAGACGAAGCTGTTCCAGGATATTGAGGTGCCGATCGTAGTAGCTGGTGGCCCCATGATGGAGGCGTCGGAGGTTCCTGGTTGTGAAGCCTACGTGGGCGGCCTGGGCCGTATGATGCACCGTCTAAGGCAAAAGGATGAGACCGCTCGCATGGACGCCATAGTGGCCGCCATTGGTAAAGTATTGGATGAGCGCAGGGCCGAGTTTGATAAGGACCCATTGAGCGTTAGCCCGCCCCGCGTAAAGGCAGAGATCGAGAAGCAGGTTCCGGATATCCAGGATAGCATATCCCCCACCCCTGTCACCCTTAACCTTAACGGCGCGAGAATTAAGCTCCCATATGACGAGTATAAGGATACAATCCTTAACGTTCGCTTTGATGAGGGCGTCTATATGCGTGAGGTTGTCAGCCTCTCGAAGTCGAGGATGAAGGGCTACATCGTGTTGCGCATTAAGCCAAAATCCGAGACTGGCTTCGTCATATAA